In the Kineosporiaceae bacterium genome, one interval contains:
- a CDS encoding carbohydrate kinase produces MTSGRVICAGGCVVDRKLKLTGPAVVGTSNPARAVTSFGGVARNVAENLARLGTPVELVSRVGDDDSGRAVIAYLADLGVDVTGVSVALSGETAQYVAVLDSSGDLVLGAAAMDVLDGLAPADLDATWPSSIEPNSWVFADCNLPIDTLAHAVRRGRIEGTKLAVDAVSTPKVGRLPRDLTGVEVLFCNLDEAQALAIHHGWPLTGNALDLVELLHDHGAAHVVLSRGADGLVIGDADGIRMVPATAASVFDVTGAGDSLIAGTLTLLAAGAGLDDAVLAGTLVAALTVESHFSVRPDLSADLVDAAALHRLRRPGMIAASRASADDALGTREFN; encoded by the coding sequence ATGACGTCGGGACGCGTGATCTGCGCGGGCGGCTGCGTGGTCGACCGAAAGCTCAAGTTGACCGGGCCGGCCGTGGTCGGCACGTCCAACCCGGCCCGGGCCGTGACGTCCTTCGGGGGCGTGGCGCGCAATGTCGCCGAGAACCTGGCTCGGCTGGGGACGCCGGTCGAGCTCGTCTCGCGGGTCGGCGATGACGACTCGGGGCGGGCGGTCATCGCCTACCTGGCCGATCTCGGGGTCGATGTCACCGGTGTCAGCGTGGCGCTGTCGGGCGAGACCGCACAGTACGTGGCGGTGCTGGACAGTTCCGGTGACCTGGTGCTCGGGGCAGCGGCCATGGACGTCCTGGACGGGCTGGCCCCGGCCGACCTGGACGCCACCTGGCCGAGCTCGATCGAGCCGAACAGCTGGGTCTTCGCCGACTGCAACCTGCCGATCGACACCCTCGCGCACGCCGTCCGCCGGGGCCGGATCGAAGGCACCAAGCTGGCCGTCGACGCCGTCTCGACCCCGAAGGTGGGGCGGCTGCCGCGCGACCTGACCGGCGTGGAGGTGCTCTTCTGCAACCTGGACGAGGCGCAGGCTCTGGCGATCCATCACGGGTGGCCGCTGACCGGCAACGCGCTCGACCTGGTGGAGTTGCTGCACGATCACGGCGCTGCACACGTGGTGCTGAGCCGGGGGGCCGACGGCCTGGTCATCGGCGACGCCGACGGCATCCGCATGGTGCCGGCGACCGCGGCCTCGGTGTTCGACGTCACCGGCGCGGGGGACTCCCTGATCGCCGGCACGTTGACCCTGCTGGCCGCCGGCGCCGGCCTGGACGACGCGGTGCTCGCCGGCACGCTGGTCGCTGCGCTCACCGTCGAGAGCCACTTCAGCGTGCGGCCCGACCTGTCGGCCGACCTGGTGGACGCCGCCGCGTTGCACCGGTTGCGCCGTCCGGGCATGATCGCTGCCTCGCGCGCGTCCGCCGACGATGCCCTCGGCACGCGCGAGTTCAACTGA
- a CDS encoding pseudouridine-5'-phosphate glycosidase → MLHVTPEVADALAQGGPVVALESTIVTHGMPYPDNLTTAQGVEQVVREAGAVPATIAVLDGELCVGLDDAALERLAAGAGSAAIAKASRRDLPALMAAGASAGTTVAATMFLAHRAGIPIFATGGIGGVHRGAEHTFDVSADLDELGSTPVAVVCAGAKSILDLPKTLEMLETYGVPVIGVGTDEFPAFFTRSSGLPVDHRVEGASDLAAVLREHARLGLRGGVLVVNPIPEADALDPADIDARIAEAIADAEREGISRKEVTPYLLARINDLTGGRSLVANIALIRHNARLAALTAVELAR, encoded by the coding sequence ATGCTGCACGTCACACCCGAGGTCGCTGATGCCCTGGCCCAGGGCGGGCCGGTGGTCGCCCTGGAGTCGACCATCGTCACCCACGGCATGCCCTACCCCGACAACCTGACCACCGCGCAGGGCGTCGAACAGGTCGTGCGCGAGGCGGGCGCCGTCCCGGCAACCATCGCGGTACTGGACGGCGAACTATGCGTCGGTCTGGACGACGCCGCGCTGGAGCGGCTGGCTGCCGGTGCCGGTTCGGCGGCGATCGCCAAGGCGTCGCGGCGCGACCTGCCGGCGCTGATGGCGGCCGGGGCCAGCGCGGGGACGACGGTGGCGGCCACCATGTTCCTGGCCCACCGGGCGGGTATCCCGATCTTCGCCACCGGCGGCATCGGCGGGGTGCACCGTGGCGCGGAGCACACCTTCGACGTCTCGGCCGACCTGGACGAGCTGGGCTCGACCCCCGTGGCCGTGGTGTGTGCCGGGGCCAAGTCGATCCTCGACCTGCCCAAGACGCTCGAGATGCTGGAGACCTACGGGGTGCCGGTGATCGGGGTCGGTACGGACGAGTTCCCGGCGTTCTTCACCCGCAGCTCCGGGTTGCCGGTCGACCACCGGGTCGAGGGCGCGAGCGACCTGGCCGCCGTGCTGCGTGAGCATGCTCGGCTCGGACTGCGGGGCGGCGTCCTGGTGGTCAACCCGATCCCCGAGGCCGACGCGCTCGACCCGGCCGACATCGATGCCCGGATCGCCGAGGCGATCGCGGACGCCGAGCGCGAGGGCATCTCGCGCAAGGAGGTCACGCCCTATCTGCTGGCCCGGATCAACGACCTCACGGGCGGGCGCAGCCTGGTCGCCAACATCGCGCTGATCCGCCACAACGCCCGGCTGGCCGCCCTGACCGCGGTGGAGCTCGCGCGCTGA